In the Desulforhopalus sp. genome, one interval contains:
- a CDS encoding glycyl-radical enzyme activating protein: MLNNPMKTVFANIFAIKRYALHDGPNIRTTIFFKGCPLACHWCHNPEGIDFDAKILFLAEKCVGCGECVNHCPERALHHTTQGINRAQDVCASCASCVAICPALAHESTGKKMSIAEIVAEISKDLPFFDQSGGGITCSGGEPLCQPEALLALLQACGHLGIHRVVDTSGFAPTTTLLDIARHTELFLYDIKHMDSTIHKRLTGVANDLILANLKELYQAGHAVRVRLPLIQGINDGTENIAAMGAFVAACPGVQGIDILPYHPSATAKYRKLGRVYKGETFTAPDREHIDAIAYSLRNFTDDVSIGG; the protein is encoded by the coding sequence TTGTTAAATAACCCGATGAAGACCGTTTTTGCCAACATCTTTGCCATCAAACGCTATGCCCTGCACGATGGCCCGAACATTCGAACGACCATCTTTTTCAAGGGTTGTCCGCTCGCCTGCCATTGGTGCCATAATCCGGAGGGAATTGATTTCGACGCCAAAATCCTTTTCCTGGCGGAAAAATGCGTCGGCTGCGGCGAATGTGTCAACCACTGCCCGGAAAGGGCTCTGCACCACACCACCCAGGGCATCAATCGCGCTCAAGATGTCTGTGCCTCCTGCGCTTCCTGTGTGGCGATCTGCCCGGCCCTTGCCCACGAGTCCACCGGCAAGAAGATGAGCATCGCCGAGATCGTTGCTGAAATATCCAAGGATCTGCCGTTTTTTGACCAAAGCGGTGGCGGTATAACCTGCTCAGGCGGTGAGCCACTATGCCAGCCGGAGGCCCTCCTCGCCTTGCTGCAGGCCTGCGGCCATCTGGGCATCCACCGGGTCGTCGATACCAGCGGCTTCGCGCCAACGACAACCCTGCTCGATATCGCCCGGCACACCGAGCTCTTTTTATACGATATCAAACATATGGACAGCACAATCCACAAACGGTTGACCGGCGTCGCCAATGACCTGATTCTCGCAAATCTCAAGGAACTGTATCAGGCGGGACACGCGGTCAGGGTGCGCCTGCCCCTCATCCAGGGCATCAATGACGGTACCGAAAATATCGCGGCAATGGGCGCCTTTGTCGCTGCCTGCCCTGGGGTGCAGGGCATCGACATCCTGCCCTACCATCCTTCGGCTACCGCCAAATACCGCAAACTCGGCCGGGTTTATAAAGGGGAGACCTTCACCGCCCCGGACCGAGAGCACATTGATGCTATTGCATATTCACTGAGAAATTTCACTGATGACGTCAGTATCGGAGGATAG
- a CDS encoding flavodoxin family protein, giving the protein MKLLVLLGSPRKGNSETLARTVAGAIEAGGGTVEYKRLNELSIRPCQACGGCEKTGSCVIKDDMTEIYQAADEADRILLVSPVYFYALSAQAKICGDRFQARWSRKYLLKERFRQGEGRKGYLLSTSATKGPKIFDCSILTARYIFDAMDVQYGGEFLVKGVDTRKAVLGLPDEIAKAEQFGRDMLAGKA; this is encoded by the coding sequence ATGAAATTGCTGGTACTCCTGGGCAGTCCCCGCAAAGGCAACAGCGAGACCCTGGCCCGCACGGTAGCCGGGGCGATTGAGGCGGGCGGCGGAACCGTTGAATACAAGCGGTTGAACGAGCTAAGTATCAGGCCGTGTCAGGCTTGCGGCGGCTGCGAAAAAACCGGCAGCTGTGTCATCAAGGACGACATGACGGAGATCTACCAGGCGGCCGACGAGGCTGACCGGATACTCCTCGTCAGCCCGGTCTATTTCTACGCCTTGTCGGCCCAGGCGAAGATCTGCGGTGACCGGTTTCAGGCACGCTGGTCGCGGAAATATCTGCTGAAAGAGAGGTTTCGTCAGGGTGAGGGCCGCAAGGGCTATCTTCTTTCCACCTCGGCTACCAAAGGACCGAAGATTTTTGACTGCAGCATTCTGACCGCCAGATATATCTTTGATGCCATGGACGTCCAATATGGCGGCGAGTTTCTCGTCAAGGGCGTCGATACCCGCAAGGCGGTCCTTGGCTTACCGGATGAAATTGCCAAAGCGGAACAGTTTGGTAGGGATATGCTTGCCGGTAAAGCCTGA
- a CDS encoding glycerol-3-phosphate dehydrogenase/oxidase: protein MNRDFNQLQSTQFDLVIVGGGIHGAVLAYEAVRAGYRVALLEKGDFGHSTSANSLKIIHGGIRYLQHGDLPRMRESIVSRRQMMALAPHLVKPLRCLMPTYGHGIKGREMMRLAFAIYDLIAFDRNKGLPPENHLPCGSSVPRDAVKWIVPGIAEAGLTGGAIWHDAIVVDSERLVLEYLKEAARYGAATFNYVEATDVVMAGNQVAAVQVRDLASGREFRVGCQTVVNATGPWLEGLGGGQAGKGRQLWATAVNIVVKKQLFQDYAVGLEGYTEFTDKDALIKRGKRLFFFVPWQGRYTMIGTTYTPYHGTADGFSLAREEVAKVLEDINKIYPHGHLGMDDVSFYHAGLLPIKESDDSGADSVQLDKSSLIIDHGPQDGRYGLFSIKGVKYTTAPDIAGKMVGILSGNRWLGKRKKGSYVAVPPRNLDFGPAISQLGWGFEVIKKHLSLRYGTRWREVFGYIAKNYPKSGNGGALWISDEPALLACELQYFIHEEMALHLADVVFRRTNLAAAECPSREFLFLVAGAMAAELGWDAEEQQRQIDDVQKVFAILQNRGRQQCF from the coding sequence ATGAACAGGGATTTCAACCAACTCCAGTCGACCCAGTTTGACCTCGTCATTGTCGGCGGCGGGATTCACGGTGCCGTCCTCGCCTATGAAGCAGTGCGGGCTGGCTACCGGGTGGCCCTTTTGGAAAAAGGCGATTTCGGCCATTCCACCTCGGCCAATAGCCTGAAAATTATCCACGGCGGTATCCGCTATCTGCAGCACGGTGATCTGCCGCGAATGCGCGAATCGATAGTTTCCCGGCGCCAGATGATGGCCCTGGCACCGCACCTCGTCAAACCGCTCCGTTGCCTGATGCCCACCTATGGTCACGGCATCAAAGGGCGGGAGATGATGCGCCTTGCCTTTGCTATCTATGATCTGATTGCCTTTGATCGCAATAAGGGTCTGCCGCCCGAAAACCATCTGCCCTGCGGTTCGTCGGTTCCCCGTGATGCGGTGAAATGGATCGTCCCCGGTATCGCTGAGGCCGGACTGACTGGCGGGGCGATCTGGCATGATGCCATCGTTGTCGACAGTGAGCGGCTGGTTCTCGAATATCTGAAGGAAGCGGCGCGTTATGGAGCGGCCACCTTCAATTATGTCGAGGCCACCGATGTTGTCATGGCCGGCAACCAGGTGGCGGCGGTGCAGGTCCGCGATCTGGCGAGCGGTAGGGAGTTCAGGGTCGGCTGCCAGACGGTGGTCAACGCCACCGGTCCATGGCTGGAAGGACTCGGTGGCGGGCAGGCAGGGAAAGGCCGTCAGCTGTGGGCGACCGCCGTCAATATTGTCGTGAAGAAACAGCTCTTTCAGGACTATGCGGTAGGGCTTGAGGGTTACACCGAGTTCACCGACAAGGACGCCCTGATTAAGCGCGGCAAACGCCTGTTCTTTTTTGTGCCCTGGCAGGGCAGATATACCATGATCGGCACGACCTACACCCCCTATCATGGTACGGCCGACGGCTTTTCCCTGGCGCGGGAGGAGGTGGCGAAGGTCCTGGAGGATATCAACAAGATCTATCCGCACGGCCACCTTGGCATGGATGATGTGTCGTTTTATCATGCCGGCCTCCTGCCCATCAAAGAGAGCGACGACAGCGGCGCCGATTCGGTGCAGCTTGACAAGTCGTCGCTGATCATCGATCATGGCCCACAGGATGGCCGGTACGGTCTTTTTTCCATCAAGGGGGTCAAGTACACCACGGCCCCGGACATCGCCGGGAAGATGGTCGGAATTCTCTCAGGCAACCGGTGGCTGGGCAAAAGAAAGAAGGGCAGCTATGTCGCCGTGCCGCCGCGCAACCTCGATTTTGGGCCGGCGATCAGCCAGCTCGGCTGGGGGTTCGAGGTGATCAAGAAACATCTCAGCCTCCGGTATGGAACAAGGTGGCGCGAGGTCTTTGGTTATATCGCCAAAAACTACCCCAAAAGCGGCAACGGCGGGGCGCTGTGGATATCCGATGAACCGGCCCTTCTCGCCTGCGAGCTGCAGTACTTTATCCACGAGGAGATGGCCCTGCACCTGGCCGACGTCGTGTTCAGACGAACCAACCTCGCTGCCGCCGAATGCCCGTCCCGGGAGTTTCTCTTTCTGGTGGCAGGGGCAATGGCGGCGGAGTTGGGGTGGGATGCCGAGGAGCAGCAGCGGCAGATCGATGATGTGCAAAAGGTCTTTGCAATACTTCAGAATAGAGGCAGACAGCAATGTTTTTAG
- a CDS encoding class I SAM-dependent methyltransferase, giving the protein MFLETADIETATAEYAARFSGAAGEYFLAMQAEITLNLLGDLPGARVLDVGGGHAQLAEPLIQHGYTVTVTGSADSCRTRLDERLAPGSFTYQTCDSLALPYADRSFDVVMAFRLLPHVSRWREIIAELSRVADKCVIFDYPDRRSTNILYELLFNMKKKMEGNTRPFTLFSRAEIAAATAENGFGPPVFRPEFFLPMVLHRKLGNKNLSMGLERCFQLTGITRLFGSPIIFRSNRER; this is encoded by the coding sequence ATGTTTTTAGAAACCGCCGATATAGAAACGGCGACGGCCGAATACGCAGCACGCTTCAGCGGTGCGGCGGGCGAATACTTCCTTGCCATGCAGGCGGAGATAACCCTTAATCTTCTCGGGGATTTACCCGGAGCGCGGGTTCTCGATGTCGGCGGCGGGCATGCCCAGCTGGCCGAGCCGCTGATACAACATGGCTATACGGTGACGGTTACCGGCAGTGCCGACAGTTGCCGGACACGCCTTGACGAAAGACTTGCCCCGGGGTCGTTCACCTATCAGACCTGCGACTCCCTGGCCTTGCCCTACGCCGATCGTTCCTTTGACGTGGTCATGGCCTTCCGGCTTCTTCCCCATGTCAGCAGATGGCGGGAAATTATCGCCGAACTGAGCCGAGTAGCTGACAAATGCGTGATCTTTGATTATCCTGACCGGCGATCGACGAACATTCTTTATGAACTGCTTTTCAATATGAAGAAGAAAATGGAAGGCAATACCCGGCCCTTCACCCTTTTTTCCAGGGCCGAGATTGCCGCTGCAACCGCCGAGAACGGCTTTGGCCCACCGGTTTTTCGACCGGAGTTTTTTCTGCCCATGGTGCTGCACCGTAAGCTCGGCAATAAAAATCTGTCAATGGGTCTGGAGCGCTGTTTTCAGCTTACCGGCATTACCCGATTGTTCGGTTCGCCAATAATTTTCAGGAGTAACCGCGAGAGATAA
- a CDS encoding glycosyltransferase: MSETTPATRNILILSPQPFFQNRGTPIAVRILAQELALLGHSVHLLVYHEGEDIDIPGVVLHRIPKIWGVNNIPPSLSWKKLLCDVFMFFKAIQLHRRYRYEIIHAVEESAFMALVMKKIFGTPYIYDMDSSLAAQVIEKFSFLRPLRRLLEFFERLVINESFGVVAVCKALEDIALACSSDKLVVRLEDVSLLETTACADELLRQRYNISGPIMLYVGNLEKYQGIDLLLEGFQLALQQGCQGNVVIIGGTEQTIAAYKKYAEELDILNHTYFCGPRPVALLGYYLAQADILLSPRIQGDNTPMKLYSYLDSGKVVLATNLPTHTQVLQEAFACLVEPTREGMAGGMVRLLGDAELRDQLGKKGGKVAREKYSLAAFKVKLKRFYQEVSRGLQAMYRTVLVAITLNYEVEAVVLEIFAGGTQL, from the coding sequence TTGTCAGAGACCACACCCGCAACACGCAACATACTGATACTTTCCCCCCAGCCGTTTTTCCAGAATCGGGGAACGCCGATTGCTGTAAGGATACTTGCGCAGGAGCTTGCCCTGCTCGGCCACAGCGTCCATCTACTTGTATATCATGAAGGGGAGGACATCGATATCCCCGGGGTAGTCTTGCACCGGATTCCCAAAATATGGGGGGTAAATAATATCCCGCCATCGCTGTCCTGGAAAAAACTGCTGTGTGATGTCTTCATGTTCTTTAAGGCTATTCAGCTGCATCGCCGCTATCGCTATGAGATTATTCATGCTGTCGAGGAATCGGCCTTCATGGCCCTGGTGATGAAAAAGATCTTCGGCACCCCCTATATCTACGATATGGATTCCTCCCTGGCCGCCCAGGTTATCGAGAAGTTTTCCTTTCTCCGGCCCCTGCGGCGACTCCTGGAATTCTTCGAGAGGCTGGTCATCAATGAGAGCTTTGGCGTGGTGGCGGTGTGTAAGGCCCTGGAGGATATCGCCCTGGCCTGTTCCTCCGATAAACTCGTGGTCCGTCTTGAAGATGTCAGCCTTCTGGAAACAACGGCCTGCGCCGATGAGTTGCTGCGGCAACGCTATAATATCTCCGGGCCGATAATGCTTTATGTGGGGAATCTTGAAAAATACCAAGGTATTGACCTTCTTCTGGAGGGCTTTCAGCTGGCCCTGCAACAGGGTTGCCAAGGCAATGTGGTGATCATCGGCGGCACGGAACAGACCATCGCTGCCTATAAAAAATATGCCGAGGAACTGGATATTCTCAACCACACCTATTTTTGCGGACCACGACCGGTTGCCCTCCTCGGGTACTATCTGGCCCAGGCCGATATCCTGCTATCGCCGAGGATTCAGGGCGACAACACCCCGATGAAACTGTATTCCTACCTCGATTCGGGCAAGGTGGTTCTGGCCACTAATCTACCGACCCACACCCAGGTGCTGCAGGAGGCCTTCGCCTGCCTGGTCGAGCCGACCAGGGAAGGCATGGCCGGCGGCATGGTGCGCTTGCTGGGCGATGCGGAATTGCGCGATCAACTCGGCAAGAAGGGTGGCAAGGTTGCCCGGGAAAAGTATTCTCTTGCGGCCTTCAAAGTGAAATTAAAACGGTTTTACCAAGAGGTTTCCAGAGGTTTGCAGGCCATGTACCGCACGGTCCTGGTCGCTATTACCCTCAATTACGAGGTGGAAGCGGTGGTGCTGGAAATCTTTGCGGGCGGCACCCAGCTCTGA
- a CDS encoding NAD-dependent epimerase/dehydratase family protein produces MKILVTGGTGFTGHNLSKRLLQDGHQVRLLVRNTARVALEPQPGLEVYEGDIRDREAVNRAVEGVAKVFNIAAMFRTAGSVDKDYHDIHVVGTRHLLEAAVKNRVERFVHCSTVGVHGDIKVPPANEEAPYAPADIYQRTKLEGELMAREFAVKNGLALSVVRPTAIYGPGDLRLLKLFKLAVKKITPVIGTGKIFYHMVYIDDLVQGFILASERPEAIGEAFIIGGDENMILDDLLSTIARITGSPDVKVHIPALPFQLIGSLCEKICIPLGINPPIYRRRVDFFTKSRSFDISKAKRLLGYTPKYGLQEGLRRTALWYQEQGVL; encoded by the coding sequence ATGAAGATACTCGTAACCGGCGGCACCGGATTTACCGGCCACAATCTCAGTAAAAGACTCCTCCAGGACGGTCATCAGGTCAGGTTATTGGTGCGCAACACGGCTCGTGTGGCCCTTGAGCCCCAGCCGGGCCTTGAGGTTTATGAAGGGGATATCAGAGACCGGGAAGCGGTTAACAGGGCGGTAGAAGGCGTTGCCAAGGTCTTCAACATCGCCGCGATGTTTCGCACGGCGGGTTCGGTTGACAAGGATTATCACGATATCCATGTCGTGGGCACCCGGCATCTTCTGGAGGCGGCGGTGAAAAACCGCGTCGAACGTTTTGTCCACTGCAGTACTGTTGGGGTGCACGGCGACATTAAAGTGCCGCCGGCAAACGAGGAGGCACCCTATGCCCCTGCTGATATCTACCAACGGACGAAACTTGAAGGGGAGCTGATGGCCCGTGAGTTTGCCGTAAAGAACGGTCTTGCTCTGTCAGTGGTCCGGCCGACGGCCATCTACGGACCTGGTGATTTACGGCTTCTCAAGCTCTTTAAGCTGGCGGTCAAAAAAATTACCCCGGTCATCGGCACCGGCAAAATCTTCTACCACATGGTCTATATCGACGATCTGGTGCAGGGCTTCATCCTTGCCTCGGAAAGGCCGGAGGCGATCGGCGAGGCCTTCATCATCGGCGGCGATGAGAACATGATTCTCGACGATCTGCTTTCGACCATCGCCCGGATAACCGGCAGCCCGGATGTCAAGGTGCATATTCCGGCCCTGCCCTTTCAATTGATCGGCTCACTTTGTGAGAAGATCTGTATCCCCCTGGGAATTAATCCGCCCATCTACCGGCGTCGCGTCGATTTCTTCACCAAGAGCCGCTCCTTTGATATCTCCAAGGCCAAAAGACTGCTCGGTTACACCCCGAAATATGGTCTGCAGGAGGGACTGCGCCGGACCGCTTTATGGTATCAAGAACAAGGGGTGTTGTAG
- a CDS encoding HDOD domain-containing protein: protein MDVFVARQPIFRADKKLFAYELLFRTGMSNAFPGIDGETATSSLLSSSFFTVGIEHISGGKVVFINFTEELLVRGTPSMFPREQVIVEVLEEVQPTEAVIAACQELVQKGYTLALDDFVFHNDLRPLLEITKIIKIDFRLTPIGEIAEILSQLSQYNCEFLAEKIETHEEFMEAKALGFSYFQGYFFAKPEILKNKDISPSQMTIMQLICEVNRAEFHVKKMEQLINQDVSISYKLVNYLNSAYFGRRHPVSSIQQAIAYLGERGLRMFISLIATSRLVDNKPDELLKISAIRAKFLEQIAIDLNMDSGEFFMLGLFSLLDAMLDNSMEHLVGQLPLQAHVNQALVMKTGRLAPYLRLVEYYETCDWTALDEQLAQLHIDPEKIQNYYINAVRLADFF from the coding sequence ATGGATGTATTTGTTGCACGACAGCCGATCTTCCGGGCCGACAAAAAATTATTTGCCTACGAATTGCTTTTTCGCACTGGTATGTCCAATGCCTTCCCAGGAATCGATGGCGAGACGGCGACCTCAAGCCTTTTGTCCAGCTCGTTTTTTACGGTGGGGATTGAGCATATCTCCGGCGGCAAGGTGGTGTTCATCAATTTTACCGAAGAGCTGCTGGTGCGGGGAACGCCGTCAATGTTTCCAAGAGAGCAGGTCATCGTTGAAGTGCTTGAGGAAGTTCAGCCCACCGAGGCGGTCATCGCCGCCTGTCAAGAGCTGGTGCAAAAAGGGTATACGCTTGCCCTCGATGATTTTGTTTTTCACAATGATCTTCGTCCCTTGTTGGAGATTACCAAGATCATCAAGATCGACTTCCGTCTTACGCCAATCGGTGAAATTGCCGAAATATTATCGCAATTAAGCCAATATAACTGTGAGTTTCTGGCGGAAAAGATTGAGACCCACGAGGAATTCATGGAGGCCAAGGCACTCGGCTTCAGCTATTTTCAAGGCTACTTCTTTGCCAAACCGGAGATACTGAAAAACAAGGATATCTCGCCGTCGCAGATGACGATCATGCAGCTCATCTGTGAGGTCAACCGGGCGGAGTTTCATGTCAAGAAAATGGAACAATTGATCAATCAGGATGTGTCGATATCCTACAAGCTGGTCAATTATCTCAACTCTGCCTATTTTGGCAGGCGCCACCCGGTGTCGTCCATCCAGCAGGCCATTGCCTACCTCGGCGAGCGGGGGCTGCGAATGTTCATTTCGCTTATTGCCACCAGCCGACTGGTTGATAATAAGCCCGATGAATTGTTGAAGATCTCGGCGATTCGGGCAAAATTTCTTGAGCAAATCGCTATCGACTTGAATATGGACAGCGGCGAGTTCTTTATGCTCGGGCTCTTTTCCCTGCTGGACGCCATGCTCGACAATTCCATGGAGCATCTCGTCGGTCAGTTACCCCTGCAGGCCCATGTCAACCAGGCTCTGGTGATGAAGACCGGCAGACTCGCGCCCTATCTGCGCCTTGTCGAATATTATGAGACCTGCGACTGGACGGCACTTGATGAACAGCTTGCTCAGCTGCATATTGACCCGGAGAAAATCCAGAACTACTATATCAATGCAGTGCGGTTGGCGGACTTCTTCTAA
- a CDS encoding acyloxyacyl hydrolase, with protein sequence MHLAAGFFRVIVCLSFLTLAPSAMALEMGGGYSRQLLNNTAIEQYEMVVRQPLAYKAELSGWSDQTKRMPLRMVFGGELRISSVVEMAMAVIREADTAHPAVGKFTIMPQLVLRPHNRLHWFFGLGAGLMGGDTAFTEHDLGGNFFLASKIGTRLLLGDNWGSELVYYHQSNGGIYDHNASLNMCQFALFYRF encoded by the coding sequence ATGCATCTTGCAGCTGGCTTTTTCCGCGTTATCGTTTGTTTATCTTTTCTTACCCTTGCCCCGTCGGCTATGGCTCTTGAGATGGGTGGCGGGTATTCCAGGCAATTGCTTAATAACACTGCTATTGAGCAATATGAGATGGTGGTCCGTCAGCCGCTGGCCTATAAAGCTGAGTTGAGTGGCTGGTCTGATCAAACGAAGCGTATGCCCTTGCGCATGGTATTCGGCGGGGAACTGCGGATTTCCTCAGTGGTCGAGATGGCTATGGCGGTAATCCGGGAAGCGGATACCGCCCATCCGGCGGTCGGCAAATTCACCATTATGCCGCAGCTGGTTCTCAGGCCGCATAACAGGCTCCATTGGTTTTTTGGACTGGGAGCCGGTCTTATGGGCGGGGATACGGCATTTACCGAGCATGATCTCGGCGGCAATTTCTTCCTGGCCTCCAAGATCGGAACGCGCCTCCTTCTTGGCGATAACTGGGGCAGTGAACTTGTCTACTATCATCAATCCAATGGCGGAATCTACGACCACAACGCCAGCCTCAATATGTGCCAATTCGCTCTTTTCTACAGATTTTAA
- a CDS encoding zinc transporter ZntB has translation MNNTMEDQGLIHAFLLDGQGGGRPLTWEEVEGWTPADGRLWVHFSYDADRAVSWIEQRSGLDPVVSRTLLSEETRPRSIAVGKGLLLTLRGINHNPGSDHEDMISVRIWAEEMRIISTRKRRLLSVSEIADSLLAGQGPATSGGFIEVLAELLTSNIESAIDVIDDQASSLEEQVVQSGNKGLRTQISAIRRKAILLRRYLSPQREALTRIQAETISWISTRDRRHLRETTNSLTRIIEDLDSIHERALIAQEELVSLLSEQLNSRMYTLSLVTVIFLPLSFLTGLLGINVGGIPGADYPWAFAIVVVVVLCVVFGQLLYFRKRRWI, from the coding sequence TTGAATAATACTATGGAAGACCAGGGCTTGATTCACGCGTTTCTCCTCGATGGCCAGGGCGGCGGACGCCCGCTCACCTGGGAGGAGGTAGAAGGCTGGACACCGGCCGATGGCCGGTTGTGGGTGCATTTCTCCTACGACGCTGACCGGGCGGTGTCCTGGATAGAGCAAAGGAGTGGGCTTGACCCGGTGGTTTCCCGGACCCTGCTCAGTGAAGAAACCAGACCCCGGTCGATAGCTGTCGGTAAAGGCCTGCTGCTCACCCTGCGTGGCATCAACCACAACCCGGGCTCGGACCATGAAGACATGATCTCGGTGCGAATCTGGGCCGAGGAAATGCGTATCATCTCCACCCGCAAGCGCCGCCTGTTGTCGGTCAGCGAAATCGCCGACAGCCTGCTTGCCGGCCAGGGTCCGGCCACCAGCGGTGGCTTTATCGAGGTGCTCGCCGAACTCCTCACCTCGAACATCGAGAGTGCCATCGACGTCATTGATGATCAGGCCTCCTCGCTGGAAGAGCAGGTTGTGCAGTCCGGCAATAAAGGGCTGCGCACCCAGATCTCGGCAATCCGCCGCAAGGCCATCCTCCTCCGCCGTTACCTTTCACCGCAACGCGAGGCCCTCACCCGCATCCAGGCGGAAACCATCTCCTGGATCAGCACCAGAGATCGCCGGCACCTGCGCGAAACCACCAATAGCCTGACCAGGATTATCGAGGATCTCGACTCCATTCACGAACGGGCCTTGATTGCCCAGGAAGAGCTGGTCAGCCTGCTGTCGGAACAGTTGAATTCGCGAATGTACACCCTGTCGCTGGTTACCGTAATTTTTCTTCCCTTGAGCTTTCTCACCGGCCTGCTCGGCATTAATGTCGGCGGCATCCCCGGCGCCGATTATCCCTGGGCCTTTGCCATTGTCGTGGTGGTCGTCTTGTGCGTCGTCTTCGGCCAGCTGCTGTATTTCCGCAAGCGGCGCTGGATCTGA